A single region of the Pseudomonadota bacterium genome encodes:
- a CDS encoding general secretion pathway protein GspB has translation MSFILDALRKAEDKNRDRHHLPVIQGPKVLDEDLPPRAEARRFPLWLLAIPLVIGAAWWWSASDSEPVSAPAAVTAPVATQSAPTQPTDRPALPQAVPRETGARSLDREVSRGQRTPIDRVDRAPTAAATPVVTPGTVAPGSITPGTVTIIGEDNTTPDPRNPEALDRRGTVEQEVLPEYRESLASGEVPIPKLHLDMHVYSAESAKRFVFINLDKYGEGEAIDDDTTVESIEPQGAVINHKGFRFVLRPD, from the coding sequence ATGTCGTTCATTCTCGATGCACTGCGAAAAGCGGAAGACAAGAATCGCGATCGGCATCATCTGCCTGTTATTCAGGGTCCCAAAGTGCTCGACGAAGACTTGCCGCCTCGAGCCGAAGCCCGCCGCTTTCCGTTGTGGCTTCTGGCCATACCGCTGGTCATTGGCGCAGCCTGGTGGTGGTCTGCGTCGGACAGTGAACCTGTGTCGGCGCCCGCCGCCGTGACCGCGCCCGTCGCGACGCAATCAGCACCCACACAACCCACCGATCGCCCAGCACTTCCCCAGGCGGTTCCGCGGGAAACCGGCGCCCGGTCGTTGGATCGCGAAGTCTCGCGCGGACAACGCACACCGATTGATCGCGTTGACCGAGCGCCTACCGCCGCCGCGACGCCGGTCGTCACACCGGGCACCGTGGCACCAGGCTCAATCACACCTGGCACCGTCACGATAATCGGCGAGGACAACACAACCCCCGACCCACGCAATCCAGAGGCCCTCGATCGTCGCGGCACGGTAGAACAAGAAGTGCTACCCGAGTACCGCGAATCACTGGCCTCTGGCGAAGTGCCCATTCCAAAGCTTCACCTCGATATGCACGTGTACAGTGCAGAATCGGCTAAGCGTTTTGTGTTTATCAACCTCGACAAGTACGGCGAGGGAGAAGCGATTGACGACGACACGACGGTGGAATCGATCGAACCGCAGGGCGCCGTCATCAATCACAAGGGGTTCCGCTTTGTCCTTCGGCCCGACTAG
- a CDS encoding AAA family ATPase, which produces MYTPFFGLTEKPFSITPDPSFLFLSERHAEALAHLVYGVTESGGFIQLTGEVGTGKTTLTRCLLDRLPESVDLAVVLNPRLSVPEFLSTIFSELGVEAPDRDASTKELVDALNQHLLESHANGRRTVLLVDEAQNLDSDVLEQLRLLTNLETSKEKLLQIILVGQPELRDTLARNDLRQLAQRITGRYHLENLNAEETIAYVKHRMEVAGNTDDVFEPDALWEIHALTGGSPRLTNVLCDRALLGAYSAESRTVSKDLLRKAFTEIHGEAPKTSRRKPTALSGHVLDNQFWSLAATVVVGLGLAGAVGWQLASLNNPEPVVDTQGVDTTHTTRDRRLSGSLSATTTPPEATRYESQLAVSTPLRLTRSLGVSQPDESLTSLASLLNNPAYNTSTDQAFRDAFSLWQRPTGFGSTPPCAWASQHQLRCEYLVGALRLIGTINRPAILSLVDDAGQVHNALMVELDDDTAVLRIANTEFRITNSDLSRYWYGEFLVLWQPRNGVGELLLPNTRSNGVAWLRAMLARLDRQQVPSPNSAFFDAALRQRVTAFQRAHQLEADGIAGVQTLIALNTALRVSGTPLLRPYVAPLALRN; this is translated from the coding sequence GTGTACACGCCGTTTTTTGGCCTGACGGAAAAACCGTTTTCGATCACGCCAGATCCCAGCTTTCTCTTTTTGTCCGAGCGCCACGCCGAAGCGCTCGCCCATCTGGTCTATGGCGTGACCGAGAGCGGTGGCTTCATTCAACTCACCGGAGAGGTCGGCACCGGAAAAACCACACTGACGCGCTGCCTGCTCGATCGACTACCCGAGTCGGTCGACCTCGCCGTGGTACTCAATCCTCGGCTGAGCGTGCCGGAGTTTCTCTCGACCATATTCAGCGAGCTCGGTGTCGAGGCACCTGATCGCGATGCCAGCACAAAGGAACTGGTGGACGCGCTCAATCAACATCTGCTTGAGTCGCATGCCAACGGACGGCGGACCGTACTGTTGGTAGACGAAGCGCAAAATTTGGACAGCGACGTGCTCGAGCAACTCAGACTGCTCACCAATCTTGAAACCAGCAAAGAAAAGCTGTTGCAGATTATTCTGGTAGGTCAGCCCGAGCTACGCGACACGCTCGCGCGCAATGACCTGCGCCAACTGGCACAGCGCATTACCGGCCGCTATCACCTAGAAAACCTCAACGCCGAAGAGACCATTGCGTACGTGAAGCACCGCATGGAAGTGGCCGGCAATACAGACGATGTGTTTGAACCCGATGCGCTATGGGAAATCCACGCACTCACCGGGGGCAGCCCGCGCCTGACCAACGTATTGTGCGATCGTGCGTTGTTGGGCGCCTATTCCGCCGAATCGCGCACGGTGTCAAAAGATCTGTTGCGCAAAGCGTTTACGGAAATCCATGGCGAAGCGCCCAAAACCTCGCGCCGTAAGCCCACCGCGCTGTCCGGCCATGTGCTCGATAATCAATTCTGGTCGCTGGCCGCCACGGTGGTCGTCGGGCTTGGATTAGCCGGCGCCGTAGGCTGGCAGCTAGCAAGTCTTAATAATCCCGAGCCGGTCGTCGATACGCAGGGGGTGGACACCACGCACACCACCCGCGACCGGCGCTTGTCCGGCTCTTTATCGGCGACCACGACGCCCCCTGAGGCCACGCGCTACGAATCACAACTTGCCGTCAGCACGCCGCTCAGACTGACTCGCTCGCTCGGCGTGAGTCAGCCTGACGAATCCCTAACGTCGCTGGCGAGTTTGCTCAACAACCCGGCCTATAACACCAGCACTGATCAAGCGTTTCGGGATGCATTCAGTCTGTGGCAACGACCCACCGGCTTTGGCAGCACACCGCCATGCGCCTGGGCGTCTCAACACCAGCTTCGCTGTGAGTACCTCGTTGGCGCGCTCCGACTGATTGGTACGATCAATCGACCGGCCATCTTATCGCTCGTGGATGACGCCGGTCAGGTGCACAACGCGCTGATGGTCGAGCTGGACGACGATACGGCCGTGCTACGTATCGCAAACACCGAGTTTCGCATAACCAATAGTGACCTATCGCGCTATTGGTACGGAGAGTTTCTGGTGCTCTGGCAGCCACGAAACGGCGTTGGGGAGCTATTGCTGCCCAATACACGCAGCAACGGCGTAGCGTGGTTGCGTGCGATGTTGGCACGACTCGATCGCCAGCAGGTACCCAGTCCGAATTCCGCCTTCTTTGATGCCGCTCTACGCCAGCGCGTGACCGCATTTCAGCGCGCTCATCAACTTGAAGCGGACGGTATCGCCGGTGTGCAAACGCTCATCGCGCTCAACACCGCGCTCCGCGTCTCCGGCACACCACTTTTACGCCCGTATGTGGCACCACTCGCATTGAGAAATTAG
- the dinB gene encoding DNA polymerase IV — MTTDTDNRVIMHVDMDAFYASIEQRDNPELRGKPVVVGGGGPRGVVAAASYESRQFGIRSAMPGREAQRRCPDAIFIKPRIHHYQTVSREIFAVFRSLTPIYEGLSLDEAFLDFSGEPNIRAHMRDRAMLIKSRIQEQTKLTASVGVGPNKLVAKIASDLDKPDGLCMLFDEQIRQTLDPMPAGTIPGIGKKTIARLHKIDVRTIRDLRTAPDAALAAVFGRYAMRIKQRAAGIDHREVVASRSDKSISAENTFSENLTDLEQMETELTRLADRTAERARKKNLLGSVVMIKVRMPDFTTLTRQMRLQPAANSSDAIGRQARTLLQDWRADYPDAAVRLLGVGIAGLQEARQMGLFDPPDSQQDVDQVLDSIREKFGSNSVKRGNRLP, encoded by the coding sequence GTGACCACCGACACCGATAATCGCGTCATCATGCATGTGGACATGGACGCGTTTTACGCCTCCATTGAGCAGCGCGACAATCCCGAATTGCGTGGCAAACCGGTCGTAGTGGGCGGCGGCGGTCCGCGCGGTGTGGTAGCCGCCGCCAGCTATGAGTCACGCCAGTTTGGCATCCGCTCAGCCATGCCCGGCCGCGAGGCACAAAGACGCTGTCCTGACGCCATATTTATCAAGCCTCGTATTCATCATTACCAGACGGTGTCTCGCGAAATCTTCGCAGTCTTTCGCTCTCTCACGCCGATTTATGAGGGTTTGTCGCTCGATGAGGCGTTTCTCGATTTCAGTGGTGAGCCGAATATACGTGCGCACATGCGCGACCGCGCCATGCTCATCAAATCGCGCATTCAAGAGCAGACCAAACTGACTGCGTCCGTCGGTGTTGGTCCGAATAAGCTCGTTGCAAAAATAGCATCCGATTTAGATAAACCTGACGGCCTTTGCATGCTGTTTGATGAGCAGATTCGGCAAACGCTCGATCCGATGCCAGCCGGTACCATTCCAGGTATCGGTAAGAAGACCATCGCGCGCTTACACAAAATCGATGTGCGCACGATCCGTGATCTACGTACCGCGCCGGATGCCGCGCTGGCCGCCGTATTCGGTCGCTACGCCATGCGCATCAAACAGCGTGCCGCCGGCATTGATCACCGTGAAGTTGTCGCCTCACGCAGCGACAAATCGATCAGTGCAGAGAACACGTTCTCAGAAAATCTGACAGATCTCGAACAGATGGAAACCGAATTGACGCGTCTGGCGGATCGCACCGCCGAACGCGCGCGCAAAAAAAACCTGCTTGGCAGTGTCGTGATGATCAAAGTACGCATGCCCGATTTCACCACGCTCACCCGTCAAATGAGGTTGCAACCCGCGGCAAATTCAAGCGACGCCATCGGCCGTCAAGCCCGTACATTGCTGCAGGACTGGCGAGCCGACTATCCCGACGCGGCCGTGCGGCTGCTGGGCGTCGGCATCGCGGGTTTGCAAGAAGCGCGGCAAATGGGCTTGTTCGATCCACCAGATTCTCAACAAGACGTGGATCAAGTACTTGATAGTATTCGTGAAAAGTTCGGCTCCAACAGCGTAAAGCGTGGCAACCGATTACCTTAG